A segment of the Siphonobacter curvatus genome:
GGCATATTCCAGAAACCATTGCTCATACAGCCCATCGACGGACATTTGCTGATGCAAGGATTCTTCCTGTTCGAGTGCTTCGGACATGGGTAAAAAACGGGTTCAAATCGAATGGGAAGCAGACCCCATTCGTGGGGTAAAACACTTGGTATTTTGAAGGATCTGCCCTGTTCATTCCATGATCCTTAATGTAACCATAGATGCTATCAGTAATTCAGATGAATCGTACCTTTTTTGCAGCAGACTGCTCTGCTCATGGGTAAAGATAGTGAATTTTAATGAATATTTTACGCCGCCTAACGCTTATCTCTTTAGAATTGTATACAAAATTTACTCATCTCCTACTACTGGGCTTCATGTACAACTACCAATAATTCGGCAATCATCATGGCCGTAGCACCCCATACTTTATTCTCCTGCAACAGGTAATAAGGAGCGTCGAAAACGAAACCTTTGGATTCGCGTTTTTCGGTGCCGAGAATGCCTTCATTCATCATCTCCATTAATTCTACTTCGAAGATCATATCGACTTCTACGGGGTCTGGATAAAAATCAGGGCGATACGGCAGGGTTCCGACGACCGGTAACACCCAGAAGTTACTGGGTGGAATATACAATTTGGTGAGTGAGCCCAGGATCTTCACGTCACTGGCTTTGATTCCAATTTCTTCCTGAGCTTCGCGTAAGGCCGTATGAATCAGACTTTTATCGGTTCGTTCCATGCGTCCACCAGGAAAAGCCATCTGACCGCCGTGCACCCCTTCGTACTTAGGCCGAAGAATCAGAGGCAGGTAGATATTACCCAGATACTGGTAAAATAAGATCAAAACGGCACTTTGCCGCGTACGTTCATTGGGCTGGATTTTGAAGCGAGTCCGGCTGCCGGAAGCCATTTTCTGATGGGCCAGTTCACCCGGCAGCGGCTCTTGCAATCGCTGGCTGAGTGACTGGGAGAATTCAGAGAAGGTTGCCGTAGTCAGATTCATATTGGTGAGGAAATTTCGGGGTGTGCCCTGCAAGATACGTCTTCCTGACTGAAATCAGCACATACTTTGCGGAACTCACCCGTGGTTTGGGTACATAAGTTACTGAAACTGTTCGGATTCGGGCACTCATTTTTTTATCTTGACTTTTGATCCCCGAAAACCATTCCCCGCCCGTTTTCCGGCTTAGCGGCGGTAACGATCGACCAGGGCTTCAGCACAACGTTCGCCATCTACTGCCGCCGAGACAATCCCTCCGGCGTATCCGGCCCCTTCTCCGCAAGGATACAGTCGTTTAACCTGTACGTGTTCATAACTTTCGCGATCCCGCGGAATCCGTACGGGTGAAGACGTTCGGCTTTCTACGCCAATGAGCTGACCTTCGTTGGAGGCATAGCCCCGCATGCGTTTGCCAAATTCCTGTAAGCCCAGCTTCAGGGGTTGAGCAATGGTTTCGGGTAACAGGCTCGATAAATCCAGAGCGACCAGTCCGGGCTGATACGAAGTCTCGTTCAGCGAGGACGATACCTTACCCGTCAGGAAATCCTGTACCCGCTGGGTAGGTGCCAATTGTGTTTGCCCCGCCGCCTGACAGGCTTGCTGCTCCACTTCCTGCTGATAGCGGAGTCCGGCCAAAGCCCCGTGTTTACTGTATTTTTTCCAATCGGGCTCGTTGACGGCTACCACCATGCCTGAATTGGCGAAGTAGGAATCGCGGCGGGAAGGCGACATGCCATTGACGACCAGCTCGCCGGGAGCCGTAGCCGCCGGAACGATAAAACCACCTGGACACATACAGAATGAAAATACGCCCCGTTCAACACCCTTGTACTGCGTTTGAGCGACCAGACTGTACGAGGCAGCGGGCAGAATGCCCCGATCGGGCCGGTGGTACTGCAACTGGTCAATCAGTGACTGCGGGTGTTCGATCCGCACGCCCATCGCAAAGGGCTTGGCTTCCTGCAGGATGCCCCGTTTCTCGCAGAGTTCAAAAATATCCCGGGCAGAATGTCCCGTTGCCAGAATGACCCCCAGGCCCGTATAGCTTTGCCCATCAGCGGTAACAACGCCCCGCATTTCTCCTTTTTCCAGGACAAAATCGGTAACCTTGGTTTCAAATTTGATCACTCCCCCCGCCTGAAGGATTTGCTCGCGAAGGGCGGCCACGACGTAGGGTAACTTGTTGGTACCAATGTGCGGGTGGGCCTCCACCAGAATATCTTCGACGGCCCCATGATTAACCAGAATTTCGAGGATACGCCGAATGTCCCCACGTTTTTTGGATCGGGTATAAAGCTTTCCATCGGAATAGGTGCCCGCCCCGCCTTCGCCAAAGCAATAGTTGGATTCGGGATTAACCAGATGCTCTTTATTGATTGCCGCCAGATCCCGGCGACGAGCCCGAACGTCTTTGCCACGTTCGAGTACAATCGGACGAACGCCTAGTTCAATGAGCCGCAAAGCTGCAAAAAGTCCCGCCGGGCCTGCCCCCACGACAATTGCCGTTGGAGCCTGGCTCACATTACCGTACGAGAATTCGTACTGACGTTGCGGTTGGGGTGTTTCGTTGATGAAAACTTCGGCTTCGACGTTGATTTTCACCTGTCGACTTCGTGCATCGACGGACTGCCGGGTCTTGCGTACCTGCCAGTCGCTGGCCTCCAAGGGTAAGCTAAATTCATCGGCAATGAACTGCCGAAAACGGTCCGTATCCAGAGCAATTTCGGGCTCTAGTACGTAGGATACTGTTTTTTTCATGTGTTGGTAAGGTAGTTAACCTTAAAAGGGTTTTGGGTTTTGATTTGGCTTCCTTCGTTGTTTCTCTTCCCCGCTGCTTCAGATTTGTAAGCCGGAAGAGCGGTCTAAGCAAAGAGCAACAGTAACGCTACACACAAAACCCTATACTCAAAACTCCACTAAATCAATTTTTCTATGCTTTGATACGCCTGATCGACCATTTCGTTGAGTCTGCGGGAAACGAGTCGGGCCGAGCGTTTTTTATCTTCAATTGCTGAATGAGTCAGTGAATCTAACACCTGTTTCACCTGAGAATCCAGATCTTCGTCGGTATTGATTAACCAGGCAGCATCCCGAAGAAGTTCCCAGGTATCCGCTTCTTTACTACCGCAAAAAAGAATGGGTGAACCCGAACAAATGGCACTCACGGCTTTGGACGGTACGGCAATGTGCGTCCACTGCGGCAAGAGGCTCACCAGCTGTACATCCAGCCAGTGTAACTGGGCCCGGGGAATGTTTTTTAGCAGGGTAATGCCCGGTTTACCTCCAGCTAGCTTCAGTAAGCGTTCGGCTTTGGTTCCGTACAGAGCCAGGATGAGTTGCTGTTTCTCCGGATTAAACTGACGAATGACACTTTCCAGAAATTCTGCCGAATGAGCCTCCCCTACATTGCCAGCGTAACCCAGGTAAATTTTGGTAGCATCCGAATGCCAGTCGGGTCGGGTTTCATCCCTGGACTGATCCACCAGTACGCCACAGGGTAACAGGATGGTGGGAATGGACTGCTGGTAGTTACGCCGCAACAGCTCCGCCTGATTCGGTCCCAGAGCAATCAGGGCTTTGGGAGCGTTCTCATAGGTTTTCTTGAGAATCCAGCGGTACAGGCGGTTGGTTGGTTTGATTTTCCCGTCGGCGGCAAAACCTTCC
Coding sequences within it:
- a CDS encoding NUDIX hydrolase, which translates into the protein MTTATFSEFSQSLSQRLQEPLPGELAHQKMASGSRTRFKIQPNERTRQSAVLILFYQYLGNIYLPLILRPKYEGVHGGQMAFPGGRMERTDKSLIHTALREAQEEIGIKASDVKILGSLTKLYIPPSNFWVLPVVGTLPYRPDFYPDPVEVDMIFEVELMEMMNEGILGTEKRESKGFVFDAPYYLLQENKVWGATAMMIAELLVVVHEAQ
- a CDS encoding NAD(P)/FAD-dependent oxidoreductase, with the protein product MKKTVSYVLEPEIALDTDRFRQFIADEFSLPLEASDWQVRKTRQSVDARSRQVKINVEAEVFINETPQPQRQYEFSYGNVSQAPTAIVVGAGPAGLFAALRLIELGVRPIVLERGKDVRARRRDLAAINKEHLVNPESNYCFGEGGAGTYSDGKLYTRSKKRGDIRRILEILVNHGAVEDILVEAHPHIGTNKLPYVVAALREQILQAGGVIKFETKVTDFVLEKGEMRGVVTADGQSYTGLGVILATGHSARDIFELCEKRGILQEAKPFAMGVRIEHPQSLIDQLQYHRPDRGILPAASYSLVAQTQYKGVERGVFSFCMCPGGFIVPAATAPGELVVNGMSPSRRDSYFANSGMVVAVNEPDWKKYSKHGALAGLRYQQEVEQQACQAAGQTQLAPTQRVQDFLTGKVSSSLNETSYQPGLVALDLSSLLPETIAQPLKLGLQEFGKRMRGYASNEGQLIGVESRTSSPVRIPRDRESYEHVQVKRLYPCGEGAGYAGGIVSAAVDGERCAEALVDRYRR
- a CDS encoding glycosyltransferase family protein, translated to MKSLTIVNRHYPPNPGITGESAWDLAQVLIEKYGVEVHIVHIDRMYDGGGAVRQPVGHTHAVSTIYEGKNPLFRFIAGPLDGFLLIRKARKLKKGPLLVMTSPPLLPFWASLFLKRKNWILWSMDLFPEGFAADGKIKPTNRLYRWILKKTYENAPKALIALGPNQAELLRRNYQQSIPTILLPCGVLVDQSRDETRPDWHSDATKIYLGYAGNVGEAHSAEFLESVIRQFNPEKQQLILALYGTKAERLLKLAGGKPGITLLKNIPRAQLHWLDVQLVSLLPQWTHIAVPSKAVSAICSGSPILFCGSKEADTWELLRDAAWLINTDEDLDSQVKQVLDSLTHSAIEDKKRSARLVSRRLNEMVDQAYQSIEKLI